A stretch of DNA from Meleagris gallopavo isolate NT-WF06-2002-E0010 breed Aviagen turkey brand Nicholas breeding stock unplaced genomic scaffold, Turkey_5.1 ChrUn_random_7180001884989, whole genome shotgun sequence:
CCCGCGGTTACAGTGCTACCGGTCTCGGTCACAGCGCTGCAGGACGTTTTCACCTGAGATTGTGCCCCCCCACACCCCCCTGACGGGGTCCTGGGGAGCGGCGGTGGTCCAGGAGGAGGCTCtctcccccctctccctcccccgGCACACAGGCGGCCCTAGTGCCTCGCTCCTGGCTCCGGCAGCGGGCAGGGGCTGGGCGCTGCTTGGGGGGGCTGCGCTTCCACCGGGTTCTGTgggtctggaaagaaaaggggTGTTCAGTGGATCTGGGGAGGGGTCCTGCGGCAGCGATGTGGGGCCGCCCGCTGGCATCAGCACGGCCTTCACATTGCAGACCCCGAGGAAACCGAGGGAGCCCCCCAGCCCCGTGGGTCCCCACCCAGCCCCCCGGCCCTGCAggtccccctccccccccgcaGGTCTCTGTGAGCCGGGAGCATCGTGGGGGTCACGATTTCAGACCCCAACTCACCGCCACCATCGTCCGCCTCCAGGTCCTTGGGGTCGACGTACTTATAGGACTCGTCCTCGCGGGGCGGGCAGCACCTCCCacagcagaagaagcagcagcagaaacagc
This window harbors:
- the LOC109364654 gene encoding dnaJ homolog subfamily C member 5-like codes for the protein HPIPQALALCCGLLTCCCCFCCCFFCCGRCCPPREDESYKYVDPKDLEADDGGDPQNPVEAQPPQAAPSPCPLPEPGARH